In Methanofollis sp., the DNA window GAAGTCGTTCGGGTCGATCTCGCGGCTCCGTATGGTCTGGAGGGCGAGGACCGTCTCCGCCGCGAGGACGACGGGGTCGCGGGTCCGGTCGGGATGGGCGGCATGGCCCCCGACGCCCCGGACAAGGAGGTCGATCGACTCCCCGCCGGCCGAGAGGATGCCTGCCCGCGTCCCGACCCAGCCGACACCGATGTCAGGGCCTGCATGGACGGCGACGGCACAGTCGGGTTTCGGAAACCTCTCAAAAAGGCCGTCGGCGATCATCCTTTTCGCCCCGGCGACGATCTCCTCGGCTGGCTGGCCGACGAAGAGGACGGTGCCCTGCCAGCACTCCCGCGAGGCTGCAAGGACGCGGGCCGCCCCGACGAGAGACGTCATGTGCAGGTCGTGGCCGCAGGCATGCATCACGCCCGGGCGCCTGCTGGTGTAGGGGAGTCCGGTCTCCTCCTGGATAGGCAGGGCGTCCATATCTGCCCTGAGCATCATCACCGGCCCGTCGCCGTTTTCAAGGACGCCGACGAGGCCGTGGCCCCCGATGCCGCGGGTGACGGTGCATCCCGCCTCTTCCAGTGCACCGGCAAGCCTTCCGGCTGTCTCCTCTTCCGCTCCGGAGAGTTCAGGGGAGGCGTGAAATTCCCTGTACAGGCCGAGGAGGGCGGGGGCCTCCCTGTCTGTCAGGGCGAGGATGCGCTCCCTGTATGTGGTTCCGGATCGTGTAGACACATATTCTCCTCTGAGTCCTCGCCTATTATGCATATCGCCGCCTGTCACCCCCCTGAACCAAGCCTTTTCACCACCTCCGCGA includes these proteins:
- a CDS encoding M20 family metallopeptidase; the protein is MSTRSGTTYRERILALTDREAPALLGLYREFHASPELSGAEEETAGRLAGALEEAGCTVTRGIGGHGLVGVLENGDGPVMMLRADMDALPIQEETGLPYTSRRPGVMHACGHDLHMTSLVGAARVLAASRECWQGTVLFVGQPAEEIVAGAKRMIADGLFERFPKPDCAVAVHAGPDIGVGWVGTRAGILSAGGESIDLLVRGVGGHAAHPDRTRDPVVLAAETVLALQTIRSREIDPNDFFVLSVGAVHGGIKHNAIPDEVALKLNLRYHQRLVRDQGLAAVRRIAEGTALAAGVPRERMPVVTVIDESVPPLVTDAALTEKCSARIEECLGAGAVVEIPPLSGSEDFAVFGEAGIPLAYYRIGTKGEGSEDAYLHSSHFAPDAGPAIGTGTIVLAASVVACARCP